Proteins from a single region of Salvelinus fontinalis isolate EN_2023a unplaced genomic scaffold, ASM2944872v1 scaffold_0567, whole genome shotgun sequence:
- the LOC129846483 gene encoding mucin-17-like isoform X2 has protein sequence MRVIDVSYNCLHDKHLKCFFRHPERKKRLVKQGLITSNEKVLCTCKEYNRYSGYIKSVQLLWEKQCCAQQKNLLKQFLVLQQQGEVPSHISLTDIREWLIAKGRNYFKNTFQSEMEEGKNLHLAELAWEVKRRLRLEELEREVCRELRLERRIGQPGSQMGDWRPLGMETHTPLVMDSPFRHSTSSMDTLSSQISTENLEVARLHTARPRSARPPTERPSSDSDHSGTVSTVMTCSPHSASPSAITVRDLLLMIGHITSSVLEEVNGILIPALVDLIRLRASESAAESMLPISKDTNEDSTQGSVSCTSLLSKVNVICLTQSPDSRSSPISIDEPVTAVQTCCSSSSLSSEERAHSSSSQISTKNLLATRPRSTRPQSAKPPTAKPSPAKPPSDKPSPAKPPSAKPPSDKPPPAKPQSAKPSPAKPSPAKPPSDKPSPAKPPSAKLRSAVPQSAKPQSAKPPPAKLRSAKPPLAKLQSAKPPTATDYSGTSSAVVGRGHVIPVKLTLAPFSSLLSSEETNTNLPSSSRPSSCSIKLLDSRSDIPCSLAVSSISTVPGHDSSSSPVRENQFATEVSSICLSQDRNGQGGSVTPPAPLDVSLPSIIEQAGELVCSVISKSLAIVEARSSVNVEEGSPSPTTVSHSPTSVFVSHLRSSPLGEDLVDSTLADVISVLKMEGILSSSPTLEEELLDLSSSCSSSSSETLQCVSVGPLGGGSETSFKLLGGRTLSIATPTAHVITEDLEVYSDEIIDEILIIMRTKKDDDSGSDVSGASTPCSTPAPQSRSSSALRGVLPHDRRILSTTLLGIQNTLDSENLSGECSISPQDNARVLEMIKLLQRRLDGTPSESSIHITDVASPLGFPLPVSLHAVQSCVFATDKDLKAERVKGVFESLRSQFMSYSIKPVSNIITRATTKMAASNQVSLETLQAASAKSSAVAQNLISSVLFQVAKVSCSDDLEGLGDHLRCPSTLTRVLTPLTSEKATLTPAVLKIRREMCKEVATELQSFLIKESLTGTQTPSNGHACTSGSAPREAVRDILRKTKEEASNKSLNNIFSVNLDERLTDSIADALYPKLHDTLESKRELQASYYSSQISCSLSPFEVESSLELQEFTDPLSESVLCLLDRTFGDKAQNLKTGGGVLQYVTDPTYKKLLIGPHTNDVNVVVHTIAVEELPVEGCIAQSEAIHGLHKKQELPSSGRGNETQSPTNCLLEGVVGKLVRKMLFQGLDVPEVPMKDSRSESFKLQYELVAKLCPLMVRTIMATTIANQPPTIQEAVMSSENIHVKELCEAGIKPFKENHVPDDSETNIMVRRALSEIESCMMENSDKDSPSLHSTPEVVVDLITKLLHGYELDSEDFASPVSSPTTTLSDVAMDMVVSVLRDMSDSPDVPSALEMTKDLKTPYSRPSSARIVSALCRELEEHMGSPDALRRALSRGSGEMTTAIASAVTREVNRLGSIVPKVSVRPLSSDICLRTDQDKVMVKSRCGSAEVKASQPVYIIVHVEAVMDIIVRLRSLIVPRTQDKLASWTLVEDVTNKLSSALWVRVTNRWREANVCLKATDIFQLVLSVHRKLMQRYGTEEALQKILCHKAPKLHKDIVCLVTNAIMDAPSKLQGTKNLESTLNLKELTALFNEMTTRQSLNKKAEQSSIKTEIEQPEWSTVEQVTSGSSSFIRELILEEVLMKLVKKICRMPKRTNKHQRIQISDLVTELIRLFDDEVAKYLIEEMGSQQKSFNSKMTSKLADAIYTDLGKVKRLKRSLKIDDLFEDQEMLSIVSVIVSHKLLAILKPSVPSETSDLEDSCSDDVEDVESEGVHYATGRKSKRSIVLKDTTDQPDMYIAVDSPPMIKLSKMRKGIRGFFWGVQKAWKRLVTCKSSGSSDG, from the exons ATGAGAGTCATAGATGTTAGTTATAACTGCCTCCACGACAAACACCTGAAGTGTTTTTTCCGCCATCCGGAAAGGAAGAAGCGGCTGGTGAAGCAAGGCCTCATCACCTCAAATGAGAAG GTGCTGTGTACGTGTAAGGAGTACAATCGCTACAGTGGCTACATCAAGTCAGTTCAGTTGCTGTGGGAGAAGCAGTGCTGTGCCCAGCAG aaAAATCTTTTGAAGCAGTTCCTAGTCTTGCAGCAGCAAGGGGAGGTTCCGTCCCACATCTCACTGACGGATATTAGAGAGTGGCTCATTGCCAAGGGTAGAAACTACTTCAAGAACAC GTTTCAGAGTGAAATGGAAGAGGGGAAGAACCTTCACTTGGCCGAACTGGCTTGGGAGGTGAAACGACGCCTCAGGCTTGAGGAGCTGGAAAGAGAAGTGTGCAGGGAGCTGCGCCTGGAGCGCCGAATTGGACAG CCTGGTAGCCAGATGGGAGATTGGAGACCCCTGggcatggagacacacacacctctggtaaTGGACTCTCCCTTCAGACACTCCACCTCCTCGATGGACACTCTTTCCAGTCAGATCTCGACTGAGAACCTCGAGGTTGCTAGGCTACATACTGCCAGACCACGTTCTGCCAGACCACCAACTGAAAGACCTAGCAGTGACTCTGATCACTCTGGAACCGTGTCTACTGTGATGACCTGCTCACCACATTCAGCTAGCCCGTCAGCG ATTACTGTTAGGGACTTGCTGCTCATGATTGGACACATAACTAGCTCAGTATTGGAGGAGGTAAATGGCATCCTGATCCCTGCCTTGGTTGACCTTATAAGGCTGAGAGCTTCAGAAAGTGCTGCAGAGAGTATGCTCCCCATCAGCAAAGACACCAACGAAGATTCAACCCAGGGCTCTGTCAGCTGTACCTCCTTACTCTCCAAAGTCAATGTGATCTGTCTCACTCAGAgtcctgacagtaggtcctccccAATCTCCATTGATGAACCAGTCACTGCTGTCCAGACTTGTTGTAGCAGCAGTTCTCTGTCCAGTGAGGAACGAGCACactcttcctccagtcagatcTCTACTAAGAACCTCCTGGCTACTAGGCCACGTTCTACCAGGCCCCAATCTGCCAAACCGCCAACTGCTAAACCatcacctgctaaaccaccatctgataaaccgtcacctgctaaaccaccatctgctaaaccaccatctgataaaccaccacctgctaaaccacaatctgctaaaccatcacctgctaaaccgtcacctgctaaaccaccatctgataaaccgtcacctgctaaaccaccatctgctaaactACGATCTGCTGTAccacaatctgctaaaccacaatctgctaaaccaccacctgctaaactacgatctgctaaaccaccacttGCTAAAttacaatctgctaaaccacctaCTGCCACTGACTACTCTGGAACCTCATCTGCTGTGGTAGGTCGTGGGCATGTCATCCCTGTCAAACTGACCTTGGCCCCTTTCTCCTCCTTACTCTCCAGCGAAGAGACCAACACCAACCTCCCCTCCAGCAGCCGCCCCTCCTCGTGCTCTATCAAGCTTTTAGACAGTAGGAGTGACATTCCTTGCTCCCTGGCTGTGAGCTCTATTTCAACTGTTCCTGGACATGACTCTAGCAGCAGCCCTGTGCGGGAGAATCAATTTGCTACTGAGGTCTCGTCGATCTGCCTCAGCCAAGATAGAAATGGCCAAGGAGGGAGTGTGACACCTCCAGCCCCTTTGGATGTTTCCCTCCCCTCCATTATTGAGCAGGCTGGCGAGCTTGTATGTTCCGTCATCTCCAAGTCTTTAGCAATTGTGGAAGCGCGGTCAAGTGTGAATGTTGAGGAGGGCTCTCCATCTCCCACCACAGTCTCCCATTCTCCTACAAGCGTGTTTGTCAGCCACTTAAGGAGTAGCCCACTAGGTGAGGACCTTGTAGATTCAACACTTGCGGATGTTATCTCTGTCCTGAAAATGGAGGGAATTCTTTCCTCCTCTCCGACTTTGGAGGAGGAGCTGCTTGATCTCTCCTCCAGTTGTTCTTCATCATCCAGCGAAACACTGCAATGTGTGTCTGTTGGCCCTCTTGGCGGTGGGTCGGAGACGTCCTTCAAGCTTCTTGGGGGTCGTACTCTGAGTATCGCCACCCCAACGGCCCATGTTATCACAGAGGACTTAGAAGTCTACAGTGATGAGATCATTGACGAAATCCTTATTATAATGAGGACCAAAAAAGATGATGACAGTGGAAGTGACGTCTCTGGTGCATCAACACCATGCAGCACACCAGCACCACAGAGCCGGTCCTCTTCTGCACTGAGGGGAGTGCTTCCCCATGACAGGAGGATACTCAGCACAACACTGCTTGGAATCCAGAACACACTAGACAGTGAGAACCTCTCAGGAGAGTGCTCCATCTCACCACAGGACAATGCCAGAGTCCTGGAGATGATAAAGTTGCTGCAGAGGCGCCTTGATGGGACACCCTCAGAGTCCTCCATCCATATCACAGATGTGGCTTCACCCTTGGGCTttcctctccctgtatctctccatgCTGTTCAGTCGTGTGTATTTGCCACTGACAAAGACCTGAAGGCAGAAAGAGTGAAGGGAGTCTTTGAAAGCCTGAGATCCCAGTTTATGAGCTACTCCATCAAGCCTGTGAGTAACATCATTACCAGGGCAACAACAAAGATGGCTGCCTCCAATCAGGTTAGTTTAGAGACACTCCAGGCAGCATCAGCAAAATCATCTGCTGTGGCTCAGAACCTTATTAGTTCGGTTTTATTTCAAGTTGCCAAGGTGTCCTGCTCTGATGACTTAGAGGGTCTGGGTGATCATCTCAGATGCCCCTCAACTTTGACCAGAGTTCTGACACCTTTGACCTCAGAGAAAGCTACACTGACACCTGCTGTTCTGAAGATCAGAAGGGAGATGTGTAAGGAAGTGGCCACCGAACTCCAGAGTTTCTTGATCAAGGAATCCCTTACTGGCACCCAGACACCATCCAATGGACATGCTTGCACTTCTGGTTCTGCCCCAAGGGAAGCTGTGCGGGACATCCTGAGGAAAACCAAAGAGGAGGCTTCCAACAAAAGCCTGAATAATATTTTCTCTGTTAATTTGGATGAGCGGCTCACAGACTCCATTGCAGATGCCTTATATCCAAAGCTGCATGACACATTGGAGTCCAAGAGAGAGCTGCAGGCTTCTTATTACAGCTCCCAGATCAGCTGCAGCCTCAGCCCCTTCGAAGTTGAGAGCAGCCTAGAGCTCCAGGAGTTCACTGACCCACTATCTGAGTCAGTATTGTGTCTCCTGGATAGGACATTTGGAGATAAAGCTCAGAACTTAAAGACAGGCGGGGGTGTTTTACAATATGTCACAGACCCAACCTATAAGAAGCTTTTGATTGGACCCCACACCAACGACGTCAATGTGGTTGTGCACACGATTGCAGTAGAGGAGTTGCCTGTTGAGGGTTGTATTGCGCAAAGTGAGGCCATTCATGGCCTTCACAAGAAGCAAGAGTTACCTTCCAGTGGCAGAGGGAATGAGACTCAGAGCCCTACTAATTGCCTACTGGAGGGTGTAGTGGGCAAACTGGTACGGAAGATGCTATTTCAGGGCCTTGACGTCCCTGAGGTACCCATGAAGGACAGCCGCTCTGAGAGCTTTAAGCTACAGTATGAACTGGTTGCAAAGCTTTGTCCTCTGATGGTAAGGACAATCATGGCTACAACCATAGCCAATCAACCACCTACTATTCAAGAAGCAGTGATGTCTTCCGAGAACATCCATGTGAAAGAGCTGTGTGAGGCAGGTATCAAACCTTTCAAAGAGAACCATGTACCCGATGACTCTGAGACAAACATCATGGTCAGAAGGGCTTTGAGTGAAATTGAATCCTGTATGATGGAGAACTCCGACAAGGACTCTCCCAGTCTACATTCCACACCAGAGGTGGTTGTAGACCTGATCACCAAGCTGCTTCATGGGTATGAGCTTGACTCAGAGGACTTTGCATCACCTGTGTCATCCCCAACCACCACTCTCTCTGATGTGGCAATGGACATGGTGGTTTCTGTCCTTCGGGACATGTCCGATTCCCCAGACGTTCCCTCAGCATTGGAAATGACCAAGGATCTCAAGACGCCGTACTCCCGCCCCTCAAGTGCAAGGATTGTaagtgccctctgcagagagctgGAGGAGCACATGGGCTCTCCTGATGCTTTGAGGCGAGCTTTGAGCCGCGGCAGCGGGGAGATGACAACAGCCATTGCGAGTGCAGTCACCAGGGAAGTCAACCGTCTGGGTTCAATCGTACCCAAAGTCTCTGTCCGGCCGCTCTCCTCAGACATCTGCCTAaggacagaccaggacaaggTCATGGTTAAGAGCCGATGTGGCTCGGCTGAGGTGAAGGCATCCCAACCGGTGTATATTATTGTTCACGTAGAGGCGGTGATGGATATCATTGTCCGGCTGCGGTCTCTGATTGTTCCTCGGACCCAGGATAAACTGGCCAGCTGGACCCTAGTTGAGGATGTGACCAACAAGCTGTCCAGTGCTCTGTGGGTGAGGGTGACTAACAGGTGGAGGGAAGCAAATGTCTGCCTGAAGGCAACAGACATCTTTCAGCTGGTGCTGTCTGTGCATAGAAAGTTGATGCAACGCTATGGCACAGAGGAAGCCCTACAGAAGATACTGTGCCACAAGGCACCCAAGCTGCACAAGGACATTGTCTGTCTTGTCACGAACGCAATTATGGATGCACCATCCAAACTTCAAGGCACCAAAAATCTGGAATCTACACTCAACTTGAAAGAATTGACAGCCTTGTTTAATGAAATGACAACCCGTCAATCTTTGAATAAGAAAGCTGAGCAGAGCAGCATCAAGACTGAGATTGAACAGCCGGAGTGGTCCACTGTGGAACAAGTGACATCCGGTTCCAGCAGCTTCATTAGGGAGCTTATATTAGAAGAAGTCCTGATGAAGCTTGTCAAGAAGATATGCCGTATGCCAAAAAGGACCAACAAACATCAGCGCATCCAGATCAGTGATCTGGTGACTGAGCTGATCCGATTGTTCGATGATGAGGTGGCCAAATATCTGATTGAGGAAATGGGAAGCCAGCAAAAAAGTTTCAATTCTAAGATGACATCGAAGCTGGCAGATGCCATCTACACTGACCTTGGGAAGGTCAAGCGTTTGAAACGCTCCTTGAAAATTGACGATTTATTTGAGGATCAGGAGATGCTTTCCATTGTCTCTGTCATTGTTTCCCACAAGCTACTGGCCATCTTGAAACCCTCAGTGCCCAGCGAGACCTCAGACCTTGAAGACTCATGCAGTGATGATGTGGAGGATGTGGAATCTGAGGGGGTGCATTATGCCACCGGCAGAAAG TCCAAGAGGAGCATTGTCCTTAAAGACACTACAGACCAGCCAGATATGTACATTGCTGTGGATTCTCCACCTATGA TTAAATTATCCAAGATGAGGAAAGGCATCCGGGGCTTCTTCTGGGGAGTCCAGAAGGCCTGGAAACGCTTGGTCACCTGCAAGTCCTCTGGGTCCTCTGATGGGTAG